The following are from one region of the Natronosporangium hydrolyticum genome:
- a CDS encoding ArsR/SmtB family transcription factor: MKYVGTALVETNLVASPLAGEPIQRTDAEKLAGVLKALADPARLRLLSLIQSSPDGEACVCDLTEPVGLSQPTVSHHLRILTEAGLLEREKRGVWAYYRLVPTAIGEVAQLLTPPKRRRKR, translated from the coding sequence ATGAAGTACGTGGGTACTGCACTGGTAGAAACCAATCTCGTCGCCTCGCCGCTCGCTGGCGAGCCGATCCAACGGACTGATGCCGAGAAGCTGGCGGGGGTGTTGAAGGCACTAGCGGACCCGGCCCGGCTGCGGCTGTTGAGCCTGATCCAGTCCTCGCCGGACGGTGAGGCGTGCGTGTGTGATCTGACCGAGCCGGTGGGCCTGTCCCAGCCGACGGTCAGCCACCACCTTCGGATCCTGACCGAGGCGGGGCTGCTCGAGCGCGAAAAGCGGGGGGTGTGGGCGTATTACCGCCTGGTGCCGACCGCGATCGGTGAGGTCGCTCAGCTGCTCACGCCGCCGAAGCGGCGCCGGAAGCGCTGA
- a CDS encoding AAA family ATPase, translating to MFLAFGGRMLAKPSRIYDREAEWDLLTRFADRAKTRPQLGVVTGRRRQGKTYLLDALTSQAGGLYFGATQATATESLALFAAALDRHLAPVTPHRFADWDEAITHLYSAPELRGTVVVLDEFSYLTDAVPALPSILQREVDRAVSRNEGPSVLLCGSALSVMGRLLAGSAPLRGRANLEFVVRPFEYQSAARYWGITDPRLAVLTHAVVGGTPAYRSFVNDDVPLGPGDFDDWVLRTVLNPGTPLFLEGRYLLAEEMVSQREPNLYHSVLAAVAAGNNTRGGIASYVGRKANDLSHYLNVWEDTGLLVREVDVFRPGRSTYRIAEPVIAFYEVVCRPRWGQLEAGRAAAVWQDARVRFTAQLLGPHFESLCRRWALLAEPGRFGGLPGEVGTGVVADAGGRSQIQVDVAVFAPTEPGRPRRLLSIGEAKWGKVMTTTHLDRLRRAVELLAKPGLDTSHTIMTCYSAAGFDDKLWEAAAADPRVQLVSAADLYPELVDSQ from the coding sequence GTGTTCCTTGCTTTCGGGGGTCGGATGCTGGCAAAACCGTCACGAATCTACGACCGAGAAGCCGAATGGGATCTCCTCACCCGGTTCGCCGATCGGGCGAAAACCCGGCCACAGCTCGGCGTCGTCACTGGCCGTCGGCGGCAAGGTAAGACGTACCTTCTCGATGCGTTGACCAGTCAGGCCGGCGGCCTCTACTTCGGGGCTACCCAGGCGACCGCCACGGAGTCGTTAGCGCTGTTCGCCGCGGCGCTCGACCGTCACCTCGCACCCGTCACGCCGCACCGGTTCGCCGACTGGGACGAGGCGATCACCCACCTCTACTCCGCTCCGGAGCTACGCGGCACAGTGGTGGTGTTGGACGAGTTCTCCTACCTGACCGACGCCGTGCCGGCGTTGCCATCGATCCTGCAGCGGGAGGTGGACCGCGCGGTCTCCCGCAACGAAGGGCCGTCGGTGCTGCTGTGCGGCTCGGCGCTGTCGGTGATGGGGCGGTTGCTCGCTGGCTCCGCGCCGCTGCGAGGGCGGGCGAACCTGGAGTTCGTGGTCCGGCCTTTCGAATACCAGTCGGCTGCCCGTTACTGGGGGATCACCGACCCCCGCCTCGCCGTGCTCACCCACGCGGTGGTGGGCGGCACCCCGGCGTACCGCTCCTTCGTCAACGATGATGTTCCGCTCGGCCCCGGCGACTTCGATGATTGGGTGTTGCGGACGGTGCTGAACCCAGGGACCCCGTTGTTCCTCGAGGGGCGCTATCTGCTCGCGGAGGAGATGGTGAGTCAGCGGGAGCCGAATCTGTACCACTCAGTCCTCGCGGCGGTCGCGGCGGGCAACAACACTAGAGGTGGTATCGCCTCCTACGTCGGCCGCAAAGCCAACGACCTTAGTCACTACCTGAATGTCTGGGAGGACACCGGCCTGCTTGTCCGGGAGGTCGATGTGTTCCGACCAGGTCGGAGCACCTACCGGATCGCAGAACCGGTGATCGCCTTCTACGAGGTGGTTTGCCGCCCGCGGTGGGGACAGCTCGAAGCGGGCCGCGCCGCGGCGGTGTGGCAGGACGCTCGGGTTCGGTTTACGGCCCAGCTCCTCGGGCCGCACTTTGAGAGTCTGTGCCGTCGTTGGGCGCTGCTCGCCGAACCCGGCCGGTTTGGCGGGTTGCCGGGAGAGGTAGGTACCGGGGTGGTCGCCGATGCGGGTGGCCGGAGTCAGATTCAGGTGGATGTGGCCGTCTTCGCGCCCACCGAACCGGGTCGACCGCGACGGTTGCTCTCGATCGGGGAAGCGAAGTGGGGAAAGGTCATGACCACGACGCACCTTGACCGCTTGCGCCGGGCGGTCGAGCTACTCGCGAAGCCCGGGCTGGACACCTCCCACACGATCATGACCTGCTACAGCGCGGCCGGCTTCGACGACAAACTATGGGAGGCCGCCGCCGCTGATCCGAGGGTGCAGTTGGTCAGTGCGGCGGACCTCTATCCGGAGTTGGTCGACAGCCAGTAG
- a CDS encoding SDR family NAD(P)-dependent oxidoreductase: MKPDPAPEPAPDPAAALPTAVVTGATAGIGAAFARLLAAESYRLVLVARDADRLRAVAAELAPAPVTVLPADLATEAGVAAVAERLAADPPELLINNAGISLNRSFLDSDPAAEERLLRLNVHAVMRLTLAVVPGMAARGHGGVVNVSSVAGFTVPRAGSTYSAGKAWVTNFSQSIGYAVRPHGVRVMALCPGLVRTEFHQRAGIDLSRTSDRWWLTPDHVAADGLRSLRRGRIVRVVDWRYRILVALLRVAPGALVRAISRGGAASRQPPRTL; the protein is encoded by the coding sequence ATGAAGCCGGATCCCGCCCCGGAGCCTGCCCCGGACCCTGCCGCCGCCTTGCCGACCGCGGTGGTGACCGGTGCCACCGCCGGCATCGGCGCCGCCTTCGCCCGGTTGCTGGCGGCCGAGTCGTACCGGTTGGTGCTGGTGGCCCGGGACGCCGACCGGCTGCGGGCGGTCGCGGCGGAGCTGGCGCCCGCGCCGGTGACCGTGCTGCCGGCCGATCTGGCGACCGAGGCGGGCGTCGCCGCGGTCGCCGAGCGACTCGCCGCGGACCCGCCCGAGCTACTGATCAACAATGCTGGGATCAGCCTGAATCGATCCTTTCTCGACTCCGACCCGGCCGCCGAGGAGCGGCTGTTGCGACTCAACGTGCACGCGGTGATGCGGCTGACCCTGGCCGTGGTGCCCGGGATGGCCGCCCGCGGTCACGGGGGCGTCGTCAACGTCTCCTCGGTCGCCGGGTTCACGGTGCCCCGCGCCGGCTCCACCTACTCGGCCGGCAAGGCCTGGGTGACGAACTTCAGTCAGTCCATCGGGTACGCGGTTCGTCCGCACGGCGTACGAGTGATGGCGTTGTGTCCCGGACTGGTCCGGACTGAGTTCCATCAACGCGCCGGGATCGACCTGTCCCGTACGTCGGATCGATGGTGGTTGACGCCTGATCACGTCGCGGCGGATGGACTCCGGTCACTGCGACGTGGGAGAATAGTGCGGGTGGTCGACTGGCGATATCGGATCCTCGTGGCGCTGCTGCGGGTCGCCCCGGGCGCATTGGTTCGCGCCATTTCGCGCGGTGGCGCGGCGTCTCGGCAACCACCCCGTACGCTGTAG
- the pyrE gene encoding orotate phosphoribosyltransferase, with protein sequence MADRDDLCKFITDLAVVHGPVVLSSGQEADWYVDLRRVTLHHAAAPLVGRVMRELTADLEYDAVGGLTLGADPIATAMLHAAAARGEVLDAFVVRKSEKTHALQRRIEGPDVAGRRVLAVEDTSTTGSSVLTAVAALREAGAEVVGVAVIVDRGARDEVVSTGLAYRSAYTLTDLGL encoded by the coding sequence ATGGCTGATCGGGATGACCTGTGCAAGTTCATCACTGACCTGGCGGTGGTCCATGGTCCGGTGGTGCTCTCTTCGGGGCAGGAGGCGGACTGGTACGTCGACCTCCGGCGGGTGACGCTGCACCACGCCGCCGCACCATTGGTGGGGCGGGTGATGCGGGAGTTGACCGCTGATCTGGAGTACGACGCAGTCGGTGGCCTGACCTTGGGGGCGGATCCGATAGCGACCGCGATGCTGCACGCGGCCGCGGCGCGGGGGGAGGTGCTTGATGCCTTTGTGGTCCGGAAGTCTGAGAAGACACACGCGCTGCAGCGGCGCATCGAGGGCCCGGACGTCGCGGGCCGTCGGGTATTGGCGGTCGAAGATACCTCCACTACCGGCAGTAGCGTGCTCACTGCGGTGGCTGCGCTACGCGAAGCCGGAGCGGAGGTGGTGGGTGTGGCCGTTATCGTGGATCGCGGTGCTCGCGACGAGGTCGTATCCACTGGTCTGGCGTACCGGTCGGCCTACACGTTGACCGATCTCGGCCTTTAG
- a CDS encoding GNAT family N-acetyltransferase translates to MPHLSAPTTDARASFLTAMAEFIAEGRGEPGDDSLVGAELRRFRADWATAAGFAGYVAGLRAEADPDIPRPPGRVPATTLWWLAGEVYLGRLAIRHQLTEQLREVGGHIGYDVRPSARRRGHATAMLAAALPVAASLGIDPVLITCDHDNLASRTVIERNGGVLEDQRGNKLRYWLSTNSG, encoded by the coding sequence ATGCCACACTTGTCTGCCCCCACCACCGACGCCCGAGCTTCCTTCCTCACCGCGATGGCGGAGTTCATCGCGGAGGGCCGGGGCGAGCCGGGCGACGACAGCCTGGTCGGTGCGGAGCTGCGCCGGTTCCGCGCCGACTGGGCCACCGCGGCGGGGTTCGCCGGTTACGTCGCGGGGCTGCGCGCGGAGGCTGACCCGGACATCCCGCGGCCACCCGGCCGGGTGCCCGCCACCACGCTGTGGTGGTTGGCCGGCGAGGTCTACCTGGGCCGGCTGGCGATCCGGCACCAGCTCACCGAGCAGCTGCGGGAGGTCGGCGGCCACATCGGTTACGACGTCCGCCCGAGCGCCCGCCGGCGCGGCCACGCGACCGCCATGCTCGCCGCCGCGCTCCCGGTCGCCGCCTCGCTCGGCATCGACCCGGTGCTGATCACCTGCGACCACGACAACCTCGCTTCCCGCACAGTGATCGAGCGCAACGGCGGGGTGCTCGAGGACCAGCGCGGCAACAAGCTGCGCTACTGGCTGTCGACCAACTCCGGATAG
- a CDS encoding DUF368 domain-containing protein: MSVTRARAANVARGGLIGAAEAVPGVSGGTVALVTGVYETLIDSAGHLVSGVRAVFTDRDRARAEFRSVRWDVILPLLGGMLPTLVIALLLLAPLIEAHPVPMRALLLGMVAAALAVPATMVDRWGWREVGFAAVAALAAFVLTGQLQLSVSPALPLVFLVAAIAICALVLPGVSGAFLLLAFGLYGPTREAVRHLDLAYIATFFLGAVCGLSLFVKALQWLLSNWHRATLAVMTGLILGALRALWPWQTEQNQLQAPGELVGLAVVLCLIGAAVVVGIMLLERRARDQDAPAAPVR; the protein is encoded by the coding sequence ATGTCAGTCACCCGCGCCCGTGCCGCGAACGTCGCCCGAGGCGGCCTGATCGGGGCGGCCGAGGCGGTCCCCGGCGTCAGCGGCGGCACGGTGGCCCTGGTGACCGGGGTGTATGAGACCCTCATCGACTCGGCCGGACACCTGGTCAGCGGGGTGCGGGCGGTCTTCACCGACCGGGACCGGGCCCGCGCCGAGTTCCGGTCGGTCCGGTGGGACGTGATCCTGCCGCTGCTGGGTGGGATGCTACCGACCCTCGTGATCGCCCTGCTGCTGCTCGCGCCGCTGATCGAGGCGCACCCGGTGCCGATGCGGGCGCTGCTGCTCGGGATGGTGGCGGCCGCGCTGGCGGTGCCGGCGACCATGGTCGACCGGTGGGGCTGGCGTGAGGTGGGGTTCGCCGCGGTCGCCGCGCTGGCGGCGTTCGTGCTCACCGGGCAGCTGCAGCTCTCGGTCTCGCCCGCGCTGCCGCTGGTCTTCCTGGTCGCCGCGATCGCGATCTGCGCGCTGGTGCTGCCGGGCGTCTCCGGCGCCTTCCTGCTGCTCGCCTTCGGGCTCTACGGCCCCACCCGAGAGGCGGTACGCCACCTCGACCTCGCGTACATCGCCACCTTCTTCCTCGGCGCGGTCTGCGGACTGTCGCTGTTCGTCAAGGCGTTGCAGTGGCTGCTGAGCAACTGGCACCGGGCCACGCTGGCGGTGATGACCGGGCTGATTCTGGGCGCGCTGCGGGCGTTGTGGCCGTGGCAGACCGAGCAGAACCAGCTCCAGGCACCGGGTGAGCTGGTCGGCCTGGCGGTGGTGCTGTGCCTGATCGGGGCGGCGGTGGTGGTCGGCATCATGCTGCTGGAGCGGCGGGCCCGAGACCAGGACGCACCGGCCGCCCCGGTCAGGTGA
- a CDS encoding substrate-binding domain-containing protein → MPGRHRTASTLRRPTIRTPAVIALVALVATGLVLVVQNLADAEGCSGNTGVRLTVAADPAIAPAVREAADAWIAQDAPELNGGCVAVDVTAAGTADVATALAASAGGFLDAAEPAEAGELPDVWVPDSSYWVSQLRSVSRGLFAGEPAPLATSPVMLAASPAAADLFDGGPVDPEQLREPVLGALDAGSPPPMRLTEPRRDTAGVVGAGWLQQALVTTDEELPNLVGAFRALDQPPADAPGMLVEFDAVATATGGPDDDETGSGLDGVVLAAVSEQAIETHNQTAGASRVAALPVTDAPVLDFPFAGLARAVPGAQTAAGMLHDALTDRAAVFGDHGFRPVSDEPVVGPPEQVAGTVRIWTSATRDARVLSVINVNASMAEPIGPVEVPLRRIDAFQAAAEQGLGLFTPESELGHWEYTDDWREGAPIATLTEEHQAEILASIGSVTLAESNDSAFFEVLLDGYRELKEGYDPARSNTLIVWTDTGDNVADDSGLTETLEELERLADVTRPIRVILLGLGPDVDMTQLTAVADATGGGAFQLENPDEIGLVFLRALLT, encoded by the coding sequence GTGCCGGGACGACACCGCACCGCCAGTACGCTGCGCCGGCCGACGATCCGCACCCCCGCCGTCATCGCGCTGGTCGCGCTCGTCGCCACCGGTCTGGTGCTGGTGGTCCAGAACCTCGCCGACGCCGAGGGCTGCAGCGGCAACACCGGGGTCCGGCTCACCGTGGCCGCCGACCCGGCGATCGCCCCCGCCGTCCGGGAGGCCGCTGACGCGTGGATCGCCCAGGACGCCCCCGAACTCAACGGCGGCTGCGTCGCGGTCGACGTGACCGCCGCCGGCACCGCCGATGTCGCAACCGCACTGGCCGCCTCGGCCGGCGGCTTCCTCGACGCGGCGGAGCCGGCCGAGGCCGGGGAGCTGCCGGATGTCTGGGTGCCCGACTCCAGCTACTGGGTCTCGCAGTTGCGGTCGGTCAGCCGCGGACTCTTCGCCGGGGAGCCGGCCCCGCTGGCCACGAGCCCAGTGATGCTGGCGGCATCCCCGGCCGCGGCAGACCTCTTCGACGGCGGGCCGGTCGACCCGGAGCAGTTACGGGAGCCGGTGCTCGGCGCGCTCGACGCCGGCTCCCCACCCCCGATGCGGCTGACCGAACCGCGCCGCGACACCGCCGGGGTGGTCGGCGCCGGCTGGCTCCAGCAAGCGCTGGTCACCACCGACGAGGAGTTGCCGAACCTGGTCGGTGCGTTCCGCGCGCTGGACCAGCCACCCGCGGATGCGCCCGGCATGCTTGTCGAGTTCGACGCGGTGGCTACGGCCACCGGCGGTCCGGACGATGACGAGACCGGATCGGGCCTCGACGGGGTGGTGCTCGCGGCCGTCAGCGAGCAGGCGATCGAGACTCACAACCAGACCGCCGGCGCCAGCCGGGTGGCCGCGCTGCCGGTGACGGATGCGCCGGTGCTGGACTTCCCCTTCGCCGGGCTGGCCCGCGCCGTGCCCGGCGCACAGACCGCCGCCGGGATGCTCCACGACGCGCTCACCGACCGGGCGGCGGTCTTCGGCGACCACGGTTTCCGGCCGGTAAGCGACGAGCCGGTGGTCGGCCCACCAGAGCAGGTCGCCGGCACGGTGCGGATCTGGACCTCGGCCACCCGGGACGCCCGGGTGCTGTCAGTGATCAACGTAAACGCGTCGATGGCGGAGCCGATCGGCCCGGTGGAGGTGCCGCTGCGCCGGATCGACGCCTTCCAAGCCGCCGCCGAACAGGGCCTCGGGTTGTTCACCCCCGAAAGTGAGCTGGGGCACTGGGAGTACACCGACGATTGGCGGGAAGGAGCGCCGATCGCCACCCTGACCGAGGAGCACCAGGCGGAGATCCTCGCCTCGATCGGGTCGGTGACCCTCGCCGAAAGCAACGATTCCGCGTTCTTCGAGGTGCTGCTCGACGGGTACCGGGAGTTGAAGGAGGGTTACGACCCGGCCCGCTCCAACACGTTGATCGTGTGGACGGACACCGGCGACAACGTCGCGGACGACTCGGGCCTGACGGAGACCCTGGAGGAGCTGGAGCGGTTGGCCGATGTCACCCGACCGATCCGGGTAATCCTGCTCGGGCTGGGCCCGGATGTGGACATGACCCAACTGACGGCGGTCGCCGACGCCACCGGCGGCGGCGCCTTTCAACTGGAGAATCCGGACGAGATCGGGCTGGTCTTCCTGCGGGCGCTGCTCACCTGA
- a CDS encoding ferritin-like domain-containing protein, with translation MGTVGREIIGPEADKIIDLLNQGIAAEVNDAYRYLLLSRYAAGIYSRPVAELFERTSQHEWGHVALLMDRVTQLGGDPMLAPAEAGERSYVAYQPPPKDPADVRGMVRDSLAGERAAIRFYRNLYDVAREVDPVTAQIARDALADEIDDEDELERLLAGWHE, from the coding sequence ATGGGCACGGTAGGCCGGGAGATCATCGGTCCCGAGGCCGACAAAATCATCGATCTGCTGAACCAGGGCATCGCGGCGGAGGTGAACGACGCGTACCGGTACCTGCTGTTGTCGAGGTATGCGGCCGGTATCTACAGCCGTCCGGTGGCCGAGCTGTTCGAGCGGACCTCCCAACACGAATGGGGGCACGTCGCGCTGCTGATGGACCGGGTGACTCAGCTCGGGGGCGATCCAATGCTCGCCCCGGCCGAGGCGGGGGAACGCTCGTACGTCGCGTATCAGCCGCCGCCCAAGGATCCGGCCGATGTCCGGGGGATGGTCCGCGACAGCCTGGCGGGGGAGCGGGCGGCGATCCGCTTCTACCGCAACCTGTACGACGTCGCCCGGGAGGTCGACCCGGTCACCGCGCAGATCGCCCGGGACGCGCTGGCCGACGAGATCGACGATGAGGACGAGTTGGAGCGGCTGCTCGCGGGTTGGCACGAGTGA
- a CDS encoding class II aldolase/adducin family protein, giving the protein MCDQLAQVGADAVRAGLVVGSGGNLSVRAPGGAECWVTARGTWLDRLTLRDFVPVRIADGAPLDPAAPVASTEVALHLHTYRARPDVTVVVHLHPQSVLLLDALGERIRLVTTDHAFYVGRIARVGAYPPGSTLLAERAAAAATEAECVILAHHGCSVLADSVELAHKRVRNLEEAAQLTYRAVLLGRGDIPECPPDVLPAQGQTATQAI; this is encoded by the coding sequence CTGTGCGACCAGCTCGCACAGGTCGGCGCGGACGCGGTACGCGCCGGCCTGGTGGTCGGTTCGGGCGGCAACCTCTCGGTGCGCGCCCCCGGCGGCGCCGAGTGCTGGGTGACCGCTCGGGGCACCTGGCTGGACCGGTTGACGCTGCGCGACTTCGTCCCGGTCCGGATCGCCGACGGCGCGCCGCTCGACCCGGCGGCGCCGGTCGCCTCCACGGAGGTGGCGCTGCACCTTCACACCTATCGGGCCCGCCCCGATGTCACCGTCGTGGTGCATCTGCATCCGCAGAGCGTCCTGTTGCTCGACGCGCTCGGTGAGCGGATCCGACTGGTCACCACCGACCATGCCTTCTATGTCGGCCGGATCGCCCGGGTGGGCGCCTATCCACCGGGCTCCACCCTGCTCGCCGAGCGGGCGGCGGCGGCCGCGACCGAGGCGGAGTGCGTCATCCTCGCCCATCACGGCTGTTCCGTCCTGGCCGACTCCGTCGAGCTGGCGCACAAGCGGGTACGCAACCTGGAAGAGGCGGCCCAGCTGACCTACCGGGCGGTGTTACTCGGCCGTGGGGACATTCCTGAGTGCCCCCCGGATGTTCTGCCCGCGCAGGGGCAGACCGCCACCCAGGCAATATGA
- a CDS encoding YncE family protein — protein MRTQLKRLAAAGSAGALLAAAGCGGNDPVDLRAYELLPGMPEYLTSDNVYGGAGPEMFAEHVRDHPAVVYAASYRDDEVYIIDQATGEVVDIVPGGPGPRYIVPGYDLSTLYVAASDPTDSGLVVIDPANNSPADFVDLPEISNLYFAPDGTYAIAVAETAGGLDFYHPNSWQHAGSLDLPGCHGASHLDYSADGRTMLVSCAGAGKVVALATDSLDQLAEFDFTEQDASSPQDVRLTPDGQYFLVADAGAGGVQLLAGDASTVSGFVATGEGAHAIYFSRDAQHAYVVNRDEANVTVLDLGSFSAVAEWPVPTSTLDLGGVNADGTLLWLAGGDDEVYAIDTDSGELRTRTTVGPGTYSVTVWPQPGRYSLGHTGSLR, from the coding sequence ATGCGTACCCAGCTAAAGCGACTCGCCGCCGCCGGCAGCGCCGGGGCGCTACTCGCCGCCGCCGGCTGCGGCGGCAACGACCCGGTCGACCTGCGCGCCTACGAACTGCTCCCCGGCATGCCGGAGTACCTCACCAGCGACAATGTGTACGGTGGCGCCGGGCCGGAGATGTTCGCCGAACACGTCCGCGACCACCCGGCGGTGGTCTACGCGGCCAGCTACCGCGACGACGAGGTCTACATCATCGATCAGGCGACCGGCGAAGTCGTCGACATCGTCCCCGGCGGACCCGGGCCCCGGTACATAGTGCCCGGCTACGACCTGAGCACCCTGTACGTCGCCGCCAGCGACCCGACCGACAGCGGGCTGGTCGTGATCGATCCGGCGAACAACTCACCAGCCGACTTCGTCGACCTCCCGGAGATCAGCAACCTCTACTTCGCACCCGACGGCACGTACGCCATCGCGGTCGCCGAAACAGCCGGCGGCCTCGACTTCTACCACCCGAACAGCTGGCAGCACGCGGGCTCACTGGACCTGCCCGGCTGCCATGGCGCCAGCCACCTGGACTACTCCGCCGACGGCCGCACGATGCTGGTCAGCTGCGCCGGCGCCGGCAAAGTCGTCGCGCTGGCCACCGACAGCCTCGACCAGCTCGCCGAGTTCGACTTCACCGAACAGGACGCCAGCTCCCCGCAGGACGTCCGGCTCACCCCGGACGGGCAGTACTTCCTGGTCGCCGACGCGGGCGCCGGCGGGGTGCAGCTACTGGCGGGCGACGCAAGCACGGTAAGCGGGTTCGTCGCCACCGGCGAAGGCGCGCACGCGATCTACTTCAGCCGCGACGCCCAACACGCGTACGTGGTCAACCGCGACGAGGCGAACGTCACCGTGCTGGACCTCGGGTCGTTCTCGGCGGTCGCCGAATGGCCGGTGCCGACCAGCACGCTCGACCTCGGCGGCGTAAACGCCGACGGGACCCTGCTGTGGCTCGCCGGCGGCGACGACGAGGTCTACGCCATCGACACCGACAGCGGCGAACTCCGGACCCGGACCACCGTGGGCCCCGGCACCTACAGCGTCACCGTCTGGCCGCAGCCGGGGCGCTACTCGCTCGGACACACCGGCAGCCTGCGGTGA
- a CDS encoding NAD(P)/FAD-dependent oxidoreductase, producing the protein MAGKRRDAQAGEVAVVADTTQVVIVGGGFAGVACARRLAGTPGIAVTLVDQRAEQEFTPLLYQVATAELPATDVRFDLRQRLGADAGSQLQVRTATVVALTAAPDAAPGYTVTLDDGELLPGDVVVLAAGSRPAYVDVAGADRFAYPLYSIDGAVQIRDRLRQRLGPNRRGRGFQLAVVGGGATGVEAAGALADALGNGTGPLGSTTTLTLLEQGQILLPGFHDQSQQAAAAHLRERGVEIRCGATVTEVAPDHLILSTGEVIPSDLTGWAGGVTAAPLVAAAGLPTGPGGRVTVTPELTVPGYPGLYAVGDAANIPTPGAAGGWLPQLASVAAQSGQWAARAIAAARRGEPGQPFRYQDRGVLALLDRQTLIAELGERYHEVHGRLAFASWLAVHAELVPDAETQLAGWRHWAAEFYLHPARQPATAPAEPVPS; encoded by the coding sequence TTGGCTGGCAAGCGACGCGACGCGCAGGCGGGGGAGGTTGCGGTGGTGGCGGATACGACGCAGGTGGTCATCGTCGGCGGCGGCTTTGCCGGGGTGGCCTGTGCCCGACGACTCGCCGGCACCCCGGGGATCGCGGTGACGCTGGTCGACCAGCGAGCCGAGCAGGAGTTCACGCCGCTGCTCTACCAGGTCGCGACGGCGGAGCTACCGGCCACGGATGTCCGGTTCGACCTCCGGCAGCGGCTCGGCGCCGACGCCGGCAGCCAGCTCCAGGTTCGGACCGCGACCGTGGTCGCCCTGACCGCTGCGCCGGACGCCGCGCCCGGCTACACCGTGACCCTCGACGACGGCGAACTGCTGCCCGGCGACGTCGTCGTGCTCGCCGCCGGCTCCCGGCCGGCCTACGTCGATGTGGCCGGCGCCGACCGCTTCGCGTACCCGCTCTACTCCATCGACGGCGCGGTGCAGATCCGCGACCGGCTCCGGCAGCGGCTCGGGCCGAACCGGCGCGGCCGCGGCTTCCAACTGGCGGTGGTCGGTGGTGGCGCCACCGGCGTAGAGGCCGCCGGCGCGCTCGCCGACGCGCTCGGGAACGGCACCGGACCGCTCGGCTCGACGACGACGCTGACCCTGCTCGAGCAGGGGCAGATCCTCCTGCCCGGCTTCCACGACCAGTCACAGCAGGCCGCCGCCGCCCACCTACGAGAACGGGGAGTCGAGATCCGCTGCGGCGCGACCGTGACCGAGGTCGCCCCCGACCACCTGATCCTGAGCACCGGTGAGGTGATCCCCAGCGACCTCACCGGATGGGCGGGCGGGGTCACCGCCGCCCCGCTGGTCGCGGCCGCTGGGCTGCCGACCGGCCCCGGCGGACGGGTGACCGTGACGCCGGAGCTGACCGTGCCCGGCTACCCCGGCCTGTACGCGGTCGGCGACGCGGCGAACATCCCAACGCCGGGCGCGGCCGGCGGGTGGCTACCGCAGCTGGCCAGCGTCGCCGCCCAGTCTGGACAGTGGGCGGCCCGCGCGATCGCCGCCGCCCGGCGCGGGGAGCCCGGGCAGCCGTTTCGCTACCAGGACCGCGGGGTCCTGGCGCTACTCGACCGCCAGACGCTGATCGCCGAACTCGGGGAGCGCTACCACGAGGTGCATGGCCGGCTGGCGTTCGCCAGCTGGCTGGCGGTCCACGCCGAACTGGTGCCGGACGCGGAGACACAGCTGGCCGGGTGGCGACACTGGGCGGCCGAGTTCTATCTGCATCCGGCCCGGCAGCCCGCGACGGCCCCGGCCGAGCCGGTGCCGAGTTGA